The uncultured Methanoregula sp. genomic sequence CCGGTAATTTTTCGCTGCAGCCCGTATCATTGCCGGGCCACCGACATCGATATACTCGATGAGCTCTTCCAGGTTCATTTTCTTTGCTGCCATCTTCTCGAACGGGTACAGGTTAACTACAAGAAGATCGATATGGTTGATGCCATGCTTGGCCATCACGGCGTCATCGATCTGGCGCCGGCCAAGCAGCCCGCCGTGTACCTTGGGATGGAGGGTCTTTACCCGACCGTCCATCATCTCGGGAAACCCGGTATAACTGGATACTTCAGTGAATTTGACGCCGGCTTCTGCCAGAGCTTTTCCGGTGCCGCCGGAACTCATAATACTGTATTTCTGATCGGTGAGTGCCTGTGCAAGCCCGATGATACCTGTCTTGTCCCAGACAGAAAGCAGTGCCCACTTCATGGACTATTATATGAAGAAAGGTAAGAAAAAGGTATGCTGATTCCATATAAACAGTGCCTGGCGACACGAATAGCGGGTTGTGAAGAGCGCAATTTTACAAAATCCAAAAAACCCTGCACTGTCCTTCCAAATGCAGTTCCTGCCGATAATTTCACCTCGTTCTTAAAAACAGGCAGTAATTATCGATTTACCTCGCAGAATGATGTAAACATTTATATAGAACTACAATGCAATAGATATTGGAACATCGAATGGGATGTCTTATGGTCGAGGCAGAAAACACTCCAGAAAATGCAGACACCGGGGTTTCTGAACCGCAGGAAGACCTGCTTTCAGATCCACAGTCACTGCTGGATGAACAGAAGAAAGCGTTTGCTGACCTGAACGACCAGTATCTCAGGCTGGCTGCGGATTTTGATAATTTCAGGAAACGCACTGCCCGGGAACGGGAATCGATCACGACACGGGCAAACGAGCGGTTCGCGGTTGATATTCTCGAGGTTGTGGACAATTTTGAACGGGCCATCAAATCTGATGAAGCACACCTGCGGGAAGGCATCGTCCAGATCCAGCAGCTGCTTGCTGCCCAGTTGCAGCGTCACGGTATTGTGCCCATCGAATCATTAAGAAAACCGTTCAATCCCCAGGAGCATGAGGCGATCGCCCATGTCCTGTCAGATGAGACTGCGGGAACCGTAATCGACGAAGTTTCCCGCGGGTATCGTATGCATGACAAGATTATCAGACACGCAAAAGTTGCAGTATCAAAAGGAAACGAGAAAAATACGGAGGTATGAAGTATGGCAAAAGAGAAGGTTCTTGGTATCGATCTGGGAACAACATTTTCCTGCATGTCCATTATGGAAGCCGGAAAGCCCATTGTTATTCCCAATTCTGAAGGTGGGCGGACAACGGCATCCATTGTCGCCTTTACAAAAGAAGGAGAGCGGCTTGTCGGCAGCCTTGCAAAACGCCAGGCAGTAACAAACCCCCAGAGGACCATCCAGTCCATTAAACGGGATATGGGTACCAGCAGGAAAGTCAAGATTGACGCGAAGGATTATACGCCCCAGGAGATCTCTGCCATGATCCTGCAAAAACTCAAGATCGATGCCGAGGCCTACCTTGGAGAGAAGATCAACAAGGCTGTCATCACGGTACCTGCCTACTTCAACGATGCACAACGCCAGGCAACCAAGGACGCAGGGAAAATTGCCGGGCTTGAAGTAATGCGTATCATCAATGAACCAACGGCAAGTGCCCTTGCCTACGGTATCGACAAGGAGAACGATGCAACAGTCCTTGTCTACGATCTCGGTGGCGGGACCTTCGATGTCTCTATCCTCACGCTGGGCGATGGTGTCTTCGAAGTCAAATCCACTGCAGGAAACAACCACCTCGGTGGCGACGACTTCGACAAGCTGGTCCAGGACTACCT encodes the following:
- a CDS encoding nucleotide exchange factor GrpE → MVEAENTPENADTGVSEPQEDLLSDPQSLLDEQKKAFADLNDQYLRLAADFDNFRKRTARERESITTRANERFAVDILEVVDNFERAIKSDEAHLREGIVQIQQLLAAQLQRHGIVPIESLRKPFNPQEHEAIAHVLSDETAGTVIDEVSRGYRMHDKIIRHAKVAVSKGNEKNTEV